A region from the Brachyspira hampsonii genome encodes:
- a CDS encoding peptide ABC transporter substrate-binding protein encodes MKTIRGFLLSVISISLAFLMIISLISCSKGKDTNEGIIVNLSVEPKTIDPSLNAQIYGVIYISHVFEGLTVRDRNNKIVPGVAENWEISADGKTYTFFLRTNSTWSDGKPVVAEDFVYSWQRQVDPKVASEYSYQHEPVKNAMAITRGEMPVDSLGVKAIDDHTLVVELEAPTAYFLEVAAFPTFAPLRKDIIEQYGDNWTLKPETYIGNGPYVMSERNIDENIIMVKNPNYWNADSIVAEKITFVFMQNGAAAVAGIKDGSLHMAYEPPQQDIPTLLEEGLIQIKPLIATYYYPINVTNEYLKDPRVRKALSLAIDRNYIVENVTKGGQKPAGGWVPYAVNDVDGDFRINGGDFYDISKEGYSNNVEMAKQLLAEAGYPNGEGFPVIEFKTDPGNHVGIFEAVQQMWKEHLNIDSTITQIDNALLGQTLLEKNFMIGRLYWSADYSDPMSMMSLFTSYNTQNNGGYSNKRYDELIGEAMSTDDNNIRMKAMHEAERILIEEDMGAIPLYFFTEPLLVNPKLRDVVYNPLGFHKFFYAYLEE; translated from the coding sequence ATGAAGACTATAAGGGGATTTTTATTATCTGTTATTAGTATTAGCTTAGCATTTTTGATGATAATATCGTTAATATCATGTTCTAAAGGCAAAGATACTAATGAAGGAATTATTGTTAATCTTAGTGTTGAGCCAAAGACTATAGATCCTAGTTTGAATGCACAAATATACGGAGTAATTTATATTTCTCATGTATTTGAGGGTTTAACTGTAAGAGATAGAAATAATAAAATAGTACCCGGTGTAGCTGAGAATTGGGAAATAAGTGCTGACGGAAAAACTTATACATTTTTTCTTAGAACTAATTCTACTTGGTCAGACGGAAAACCTGTTGTTGCTGAAGACTTTGTTTACAGCTGGCAAAGACAGGTTGATCCGAAAGTGGCAAGCGAATACAGTTATCAGCATGAACCTGTGAAAAATGCTATGGCTATTACAAGAGGAGAGATGCCTGTAGATTCTTTAGGTGTAAAAGCTATTGATGATCATACTTTGGTTGTAGAATTGGAAGCCCCTACTGCATATTTTTTGGAAGTAGCAGCATTTCCTACATTTGCACCTCTAAGAAAAGATATAATAGAGCAATACGGAGATAATTGGACTTTGAAGCCTGAAACTTATATAGGAAACGGTCCTTATGTTATGTCTGAACGAAACATTGATGAAAACATCATAATGGTAAAAAATCCTAATTATTGGAATGCTGACAGTATAGTTGCTGAAAAAATAACATTTGTATTTATGCAAAATGGGGCTGCTGCTGTAGCTGGTATAAAAGACGGATCTTTACATATGGCTTATGAACCTCCTCAGCAGGATATACCTACACTTTTAGAGGAAGGATTAATACAGATTAAGCCTCTTATAGCTACTTATTATTATCCTATAAATGTAACTAATGAATATTTAAAAGATCCTAGAGTAAGAAAAGCATTATCTCTAGCTATAGACAGAAACTATATAGTAGAAAATGTTACTAAAGGCGGACAGAAACCTGCAGGCGGATGGGTGCCTTATGCGGTTAATGATGTTGACGGCGACTTTAGAATTAATGGCGGTGATTTTTATGATATATCTAAAGAAGGATATTCTAACAATGTAGAAATGGCTAAACAGCTTTTGGCTGAAGCAGGATATCCGAATGGAGAAGGTTTTCCGGTGATAGAGTTTAAAACTGATCCGGGTAATCATGTAGGTATATTTGAAGCAGTACAGCAGATGTGGAAAGAGCATCTTAATATAGATTCTACTATTACTCAGATAGATAATGCTTTATTAGGTCAGACTTTGCTTGAAAAAAACTTTATGATAGGAAGACTTTATTGGTCTGCTGATTACAGTGATCCTATGTCTATGATGAGTTTGTTTACTAGCTACAATACTCAAAATAACGGCGGATATAGCAATAAAAGATATGATGAGCTTATAGGTGAGGCTATGTCTACAGATGATAACAATATAAGAATGAAAGCTATGCATGAAGCTGAAAGAATTCTTATAGAAGAAGATATGGGTGCCATACCTCTTTATTTCTTCACAGAGCCTTTGCTTGTTAATCCTAAATTGAGAGATGTTGTATATAATCCATTAGGATTCCATAAGTTTTTCTATGCTTATTTAGAAGAATAA
- a CDS encoding BspA family leucine-rich repeat surface protein, whose amino-acid sequence MRKYKPETKKELKKLVFTDGIKLCYIDTSLITDMSKLFYESKRKDFEGIEEWDVSNVTNMDMMFAYMGYNALVRYSAIDFNPDLSNWNVSKVKSMNNMFTHCSNFNQPLDKWDVSNVEDMSFMFYGANEFNQPLNNWNVSKVKNMRGMFQECENFNQPLNKWDTSNVKDMSFMFTRAKVFNKPLNKWNISKVKDLSSMFAYCDVFNQNLNDWDVSNVANMDSLFRQCEKLNQPFDKWDTSNVVNMEKTFFSCMKFNQPLNSWNVSNVENMDMMFYMAQSFNQPLDKWDTQKLITAAGLFRFAYKYDNYGSLENWNLDNLEEVGTFCDDEDKLHTRLKVYMQAFYPKEDYITITKFNVKEIYNLIAKDKNKRVVRLRKRIESDFSQELSFVTKDYNFKTIEKAEKYAQKKYNAKKEDKKLTFIKDCHVLIKDKSREVNITVIKYIYSEYLSLKRTINRLEKIDNIVNLLDFESFLKFIREIYLENQSIEIAGFIYAMYGGDEALKEISELISLGIDSKVFLIMIKFNIESRYAQSLLYEIYITAKNSVVRKEAGKMINELIEKINIGYTEFRLRCTPNYGFNSQCEKILNDDYKLIVNNDYTLSLFDIKDNKELKKVPQNFDEKLKEEIKELRKEIPKFINHTASILSITLIDGDIYSYDLFKEVFIDNYLMNKFASSLIWNLYDKDKNFITTFRYSNDGSYSNCYDEDVKINSNNFISLATPAEMDNNTVDKWRKQIEDYELAQPINQLTLIKLDKKNLKKEIKKIKNIEASYGAFKAFAKRYDMYTNDVLGYNDTITYTFPANDGDIFTMSAKVDADIEYDEPIDITIDFKKSENKKEISIRFVYTFLVFTILDFRLTDLFY is encoded by the coding sequence ATGAGAAAATACAAACCAGAAACAAAAAAAGAATTAAAAAAATTAGTATTTACTGACGGTATAAAACTTTGTTATATTGATACAAGTCTTATCACAGATATGAGCAAGCTTTTTTATGAAAGCAAAAGAAAAGATTTTGAAGGCATAGAAGAGTGGGATGTTTCTAATGTTACAAATATGGATATGATGTTTGCGTATATGGGCTATAATGCGTTGGTAAGATATTCAGCTATAGATTTTAATCCTGATTTAAGTAATTGGAATGTATCTAAAGTAAAAAGTATGAATAACATGTTTACTCATTGTTCTAATTTTAATCAGCCTCTTGATAAATGGGATGTTTCTAATGTTGAAGATATGTCATTTATGTTTTATGGTGCGAATGAGTTTAATCAGCCTTTAAATAATTGGAATGTATCAAAAGTTAAAAATATGAGAGGCATGTTTCAGGAATGCGAAAACTTTAATCAGCCCTTGAATAAATGGGACACTTCTAATGTTAAAGATATGTCATTTATGTTTACTCGTGCAAAAGTTTTTAATAAGCCTTTAAATAAATGGAATATTTCTAAAGTTAAAGATTTATCAAGTATGTTTGCATATTGTGATGTTTTTAATCAGAATCTTAATGATTGGGATGTTTCTAATGTTGCAAATATGGATTCTTTATTTAGGCAATGCGAAAAATTAAATCAGCCTTTTGATAAATGGGACACTTCTAATGTTGTAAACATGGAAAAGACATTTTTCTCATGCATGAAATTTAATCAACCTTTAAATAGTTGGAATGTTTCTAATGTAGAAAATATGGATATGATGTTTTATATGGCACAAAGTTTTAATCAGCCTCTTGATAAATGGGATACACAAAAATTAATCACTGCTGCGGGACTATTTAGATTTGCGTATAAGTATGATAATTATGGGTCTTTAGAAAATTGGAATTTAGATAATTTAGAAGAAGTTGGTACTTTTTGCGATGATGAGGATAAATTACATACAAGACTTAAAGTATATATGCAAGCATTTTATCCTAAAGAAGATTATATAACTATAACAAAATTTAATGTTAAAGAAATATATAATCTTATTGCAAAAGATAAAAATAAAAGAGTTGTAAGATTGAGAAAAAGAATTGAAAGCGACTTTTCACAGGAACTTTCATTTGTTACAAAAGATTATAATTTCAAAACTATAGAAAAAGCAGAAAAGTATGCTCAAAAAAAATATAATGCTAAAAAAGAAGATAAAAAACTTACATTTATAAAGGATTGTCATGTACTAATAAAAGATAAATCAAGAGAAGTAAATATTACAGTTATAAAGTATATATATTCAGAGTATTTATCTTTGAAAAGAACAATTAACAGATTAGAAAAAATTGACAATATAGTTAACTTGCTTGACTTTGAATCATTTTTGAAGTTCATTAGAGAAATTTATTTAGAAAATCAAAGCATAGAGATTGCAGGTTTTATTTATGCTATGTACGGAGGAGATGAAGCTTTAAAAGAGATATCTGAATTGATATCATTAGGTATTGATTCAAAAGTTTTCCTTATAATGATAAAATTCAATATAGAAAGCAGATATGCACAGAGCTTATTATATGAAATATATATAACCGCAAAGAATTCTGTAGTTCGTAAAGAAGCTGGAAAAATGATTAATGAATTGATTGAAAAAATAAATATAGGTTATACTGAATTTAGATTAAGATGTACTCCAAATTACGGATTTAATTCTCAATGTGAAAAAATATTAAATGATGATTATAAATTAATTGTTAATAATGATTACACCTTGAGCTTGTTTGATATAAAAGATAATAAAGAATTGAAAAAGGTTCCTCAAAACTTTGATGAAAAATTAAAAGAAGAAATCAAAGAATTAAGAAAAGAAATACCAAAGTTTATTAATCATACTGCTAGTATTTTAAGTATTACATTAATAGACGGTGATATATACAGTTATGATTTGTTTAAAGAAGTTTTTATTGATAATTATTTAATGAATAAATTTGCTTCTTCTTTGATATGGAATCTGTATGATAAAGATAAAAACTTTATAACAACTTTTAGATATTCAAATGATGGAAGTTATTCAAATTGTTATGATGAAGATGTAAAGATTAATTCTAACAATTTTATAAGTTTGGCAACTCCTGCAGAAATGGATAATAACACTGTAGATAAATGGAGAAAACAGATTGAAGATTATGAATTAGCACAGCCAATAAATCAATTAACACTTATAAAATTAGATAAAAAGAATTTGAAAAAAGAAATAAAAAAGATAAAAAATATAGAGGCAAGTTACGGAGCTTTTAAGGCATTTGCTAAAAGATATGATATGTATACCAATGATGTATTGGGATATAATGATACTATAACATATACATTTCCTGCAAATGACGGAGATATTTTTACAATGTCTGCAAAAGTCGATGCAGATATAGAATATGATGAGCCAATAGATATCACTATTGATTTTAAAAAGAGTGAAAATAAAAAAGAAATTAGCATCAGATTTGTTTATACTTTCTTAGTATTTACAATTTTGGATTTTAGATTGACAGATTTATTTTATTGA
- a CDS encoding BspA family leucine-rich repeat surface protein has product MKKYKPKTKEELKKLVFTDGIKLSDVDTSLITDMSELFQKSERKDFEGIEDWDTSNVENMSWMFRECLSFNQPLDKWDTSNVTNMSGMFSIAKTFNQNINNWNVSKVEDMSYMFNACDSFNQPLNDWDVSNVKTMEAMFHSSISFNQPLNSWNVSNVKTMESMFYSADSFNQPLDKWNTKKLSKMYSMFKYTDSYDYYDSLANWDLSKVSDMSDLCTNYERFYEKLPLRLRVYMQAFYGSHNTYVPIENSDKEYDDDEYDFISEEYDLVSRDYVTITKENVKEVYNAISKDTNKKVMALKKKLETEFSEELSSVTDDYNFKTIEEAEKYVEDNYNKKDDKKVSFINNNYKVLIKDKAREVENKVLKYIYLEYLVLKRDIKRLTQIDNIVNLLDKESFVNFAKNIYDETNKETAAFIYCLYGGDKAIKNIYKKEKDTKLSLLIIKLNIESKYALRILYEIYSSTKKSEVRYEAYNLIEEVIKKMNISYEEFELRFSPDFSFNSQGERLLNEDYKLILNNDYSLSLFDIKNNKELKKIPQNFDEDLKDEITKLRKKIPSFMKDTSSLLAVLLASGEKYSYDIFKDIFIDNAMMNRFASSLIWNLYDNNYNFITTFRYSGDGSYSNCEDEEVKIDDNSFVGLASLVEMDDNTIDKWRKQLEDYEIAQPLQQLTVIKLDKDNLKSEVEKIDNLEIAYGTFKAFGARYEMYSEYIGYDVVKNYSLKTKNGDTFTIDADVNSKTDYHDRVKINIYFDNENGEEVSKRFIYTLLVLMIWDFRLTDLF; this is encoded by the coding sequence ATGAAAAAGTATAAACCAAAAACAAAAGAAGAACTCAAAAAATTAGTATTTACAGACGGTATAAAACTTAGCGATGTAGATACAAGCCTTATTACAGATATGAGCGAGCTTTTTCAAAAAAGTGAAAGAAAAGATTTTGAAGGCATAGAAGATTGGGATACTTCTAATGTTGAGAATATGTCTTGGATGTTTAGAGAATGTTTAAGTTTTAATCAGCCTTTAGATAAATGGGATACTTCTAATGTTACAAATATGAGCGGTATGTTTAGTATTGCTAAAACTTTTAATCAGAATATAAATAATTGGAATGTTAGTAAAGTTGAAGATATGAGTTATATGTTTAATGCATGTGATTCTTTTAATCAGCCTCTTAATGATTGGGACGTATCTAATGTAAAAACTATGGAGGCTATGTTTCATTCTTCCATTTCTTTTAATCAGCCTTTAAATAGCTGGAATGTATCCAATGTAAAAACTATGGAATCTATGTTTTATTCTGCCGATTCTTTTAATCAGCCTTTAGATAAATGGAATACAAAAAAATTAAGCAAAATGTACTCAATGTTTAAATATACTGACAGCTATGATTATTATGATTCATTAGCAAATTGGGATTTAAGTAAAGTATCAGATATGAGTGATTTATGCACTAACTATGAAAGATTCTATGAAAAATTGCCTTTAAGGCTTAGAGTATATATGCAGGCATTTTATGGTTCTCACAACACTTATGTACCTATTGAAAATAGTGATAAAGAATATGATGATGATGAATATGATTTTATATCAGAAGAATATGATTTAGTATCAAGAGATTATGTAACTATCACAAAAGAAAATGTCAAAGAAGTATATAATGCAATATCAAAAGACACAAATAAAAAAGTTATGGCATTAAAAAAGAAATTAGAAACAGAGTTTAGTGAAGAACTTTCATCTGTTACTGATGATTATAATTTCAAAACTATAGAAGAAGCAGAAAAATATGTTGAAGATAATTATAATAAAAAAGATGATAAGAAAGTAAGCTTTATAAATAATAATTATAAGGTTTTGATAAAAGATAAAGCTAGAGAAGTTGAAAATAAAGTTTTAAAATATATATATTTAGAGTATTTAGTTCTTAAAAGAGATATTAAAAGATTAACGCAGATTGATAATATAGTTAATTTACTTGATAAAGAATCATTTGTAAATTTTGCTAAAAATATCTATGATGAAACTAATAAAGAAACAGCAGCTTTTATTTATTGTTTATACGGAGGAGATAAAGCCATAAAAAATATATATAAAAAAGAAAAAGATACTAAACTTTCACTTTTAATAATTAAATTAAATATAGAAAGTAAATATGCACTTAGAATATTATATGAAATATATTCAAGTACAAAAAAATCTGAAGTACGTTATGAAGCTTATAATCTAATTGAAGAAGTGATTAAAAAAATGAATATTAGCTATGAGGAGTTTGAATTAAGATTTTCTCCTGATTTCAGCTTTAATTCTCAAGGAGAGAGACTATTAAATGAAGATTATAAATTAATTTTGAATAATGATTATTCTTTGAGTTTGTTTGATATAAAAAATAATAAAGAGTTAAAAAAGATTCCTCAAAACTTCGATGAAGATTTAAAAGATGAAATAACAAAATTAAGAAAAAAAATTCCTTCTTTTATGAAAGATACTTCTTCTCTTTTAGCTGTTTTATTAGCAAGCGGAGAGAAATACAGTTATGATATATTCAAAGATATTTTTATTGATAATGCTATGATGAATAGATTTGCTTCATCTTTAATATGGAATCTATATGATAATAACTATAATTTTATAACAACTTTTAGATATTCAGGTGACGGAAGTTATTCAAACTGTGAAGATGAAGAAGTAAAAATTGATGATAATAGTTTTGTAGGTTTAGCAAGCCTTGTAGAAATGGACGATAATACTATAGATAAATGGAGAAAGCAGCTTGAAGATTATGAAATAGCACAGCCTTTACAGCAATTAACAGTTATAAAATTAGATAAAGATAATTTGAAAAGCGAAGTAGAAAAAATAGATAATTTAGAAATAGCTTATGGTACTTTTAAAGCTTTCGGTGCAAGATATGAAATGTATTCTGAATATATAGGATACGATGTTGTCAAAAATTATTCATTAAAAACAAAGAATGGAGATACTTTTACTATAGATGCAGATGTTAATTCTAAAACTGATTATCATGACAGAGTAAAAATTAATATTTATTTTGATAATGAAAATGGAGAGGAAGTAAGTAAAAGATTTATTTATACTTTACTAGTATTAATGATTTGGGATTTTAGACTTACAGATTTATTTTAA
- a CDS encoding DNA repair helicase XPB: MNKNAPIIVQGDGTILLDVSTKHFEEIRNFMLVFAELVKSPEYIHTYRITLVSLWNAASLNYTSDQILNFLKKYTSYEIPKNIIKQIETSIEKYGRIKIIKEYDKYYLISEDKNIIDEILHYKLMTKYIKSEINKNKLEIDATYRGHIKLALINIGYPVQDLAGYKTGEEYHFNMREKLASSGDDFALRDYQKNSVDAFYADGKPEGGAGVIALPCGTGKTIVGIAAMHKTQTKTLIIVTGVTACRQWRDEILDKTDIPPEDIGEYNGLNKEIKPITIATYKILTYRKNKESPFVHFELFFQHNWGLIIYDEVHLLPAPIIKLTSEIQSMRRLGLTATLVREDGLEKDVFCLIGPKKFDIPWRELEEKKFIAEAYCYDIRIPLDDSHRSDYVVSSDKVKFRIASENILKYRVVKKIIEKLEGKNILIIGQYLDQLNEMKRLTGYTIITGKTPQSERDIIYKKFKTGEIKILIVSKVANLAVDLPDANVLIQISGTFGSRQEEAQRLGRVLRPKKGENKSYFFSIITTDTKEEDFAHKRQLFLTEQGYHYELLDKDSFEELEFNN; the protein is encoded by the coding sequence TTGAATAAAAATGCTCCTATTATAGTTCAGGGCGATGGTACTATTCTTTTAGATGTTAGTACAAAACATTTTGAAGAAATTAGAAATTTCATGTTAGTATTTGCTGAATTAGTAAAGAGTCCTGAATATATACATACATATAGAATAACATTAGTCTCTTTATGGAATGCTGCTAGTTTAAATTATACATCAGATCAAATACTTAATTTTTTGAAAAAATATACATCTTACGAAATTCCGAAAAATATAATAAAGCAGATTGAAACTAGCATAGAAAAATACGGAAGAATAAAAATAATAAAAGAATATGATAAATACTATCTTATAAGCGAAGATAAAAATATCATTGATGAAATCCTGCATTATAAATTAATGACTAAATATATAAAGTCAGAAATTAACAAAAACAAATTAGAAATAGATGCAACATACAGAGGTCATATAAAACTTGCCCTTATAAACATAGGCTATCCTGTTCAGGACTTGGCAGGATATAAAACAGGCGAAGAATATCATTTTAATATGAGAGAAAAATTGGCATCAAGCGGAGATGATTTTGCATTAAGAGATTATCAAAAAAATTCTGTAGATGCTTTCTATGCTGATGGTAAACCTGAAGGCGGTGCCGGAGTTATAGCTCTTCCATGCGGTACTGGTAAAACTATTGTAGGAATTGCAGCAATGCATAAAACTCAGACAAAAACTCTTATAATAGTAACAGGTGTTACAGCATGCCGTCAGTGGAGAGATGAAATATTGGATAAAACTGATATTCCTCCTGAAGATATAGGTGAATATAATGGTCTCAATAAAGAAATAAAGCCTATAACAATAGCTACATATAAAATACTTACATATAGAAAAAATAAAGAATCTCCATTTGTGCATTTCGAGTTATTCTTTCAGCATAATTGGGGATTAATAATATATGATGAAGTACATTTGCTTCCTGCACCTATAATAAAACTTACAAGTGAAATTCAGAGTATGAGAAGATTGGGACTTACTGCTACTTTAGTTAGGGAGGACGGACTTGAAAAAGATGTGTTCTGTCTTATAGGTCCTAAAAAATTCGATATACCTTGGCGTGAATTAGAAGAAAAGAAATTTATAGCTGAAGCATACTGTTATGATATAAGAATACCATTAGATGATTCTCATAGATCTGATTATGTTGTATCCAGCGACAAAGTAAAATTTAGAATAGCAAGTGAAAATATTCTTAAATATAGAGTAGTAAAAAAAATTATAGAAAAGCTTGAAGGAAAAAATATTCTAATAATAGGTCAGTATTTGGATCAATTAAATGAGATGAAAAGGCTAACAGGATATACTATAATTACAGGAAAGACTCCTCAAAGCGAAAGAGATATAATATATAAAAAATTTAAAACCGGAGAAATAAAAATACTTATAGTAAGTAAAGTTGCCAATTTAGCTGTTGATTTACCTGATGCTAATGTTTTAATACAGATTTCCGGAACTTTCGGTTCAAGACAGGAAGAAGCTCAAAGATTAGGAAGAGTTCTTCGTCCTAAAAAAGGTGAAAATAAAAGCTACTTCTTTTCAATAATAACTACAGATACAAAAGAAGAAGATTTTGCTCATAAAAGACAATTATTTTTAACAGAACAGGGATATCATTACGAGTTATTAGATAAAGATTCGTTTGAAGAATTGGAATTTAATAATTAA
- a CDS encoding tetratricopeptide repeat protein produces MSENTNKLQKNAELIFTYIYNNRIIFISGFVLIVVIAAGILLYRANIESQDAANNVEFESALALYNVYQNAQLPAEQLNDPALIIDITSRFQKVYNAAKGSKLKLRSAYALGCVYYDINNLKEAEKYYQEVANSRGFYLQETAMYNLANTQIGLTNYTQAVSTLENFIKAYPKSYLLPQATLTLSDVYLSQNDRTKALNVLKSWTTKNTNNIEYLSLFRETISLIENNVY; encoded by the coding sequence ATGTCTGAAAATACAAATAAACTGCAAAAAAATGCTGAATTAATATTTACATATATATACAACAATAGAATAATATTTATATCCGGATTTGTTCTAATAGTAGTAATTGCAGCTGGAATTCTGCTTTACAGAGCAAATATAGAAAGTCAGGATGCCGCTAATAATGTAGAGTTCGAATCAGCACTAGCTTTATATAATGTATATCAAAATGCACAATTACCAGCAGAACAATTAAATGATCCTGCCCTAATAATAGATATTACTTCAAGATTTCAAAAGGTATATAATGCTGCTAAAGGAAGCAAACTTAAATTAAGAAGTGCTTATGCATTAGGATGTGTTTATTATGATATAAATAACCTAAAAGAAGCTGAGAAATACTATCAGGAAGTAGCAAATTCAAGAGGATTCTATTTGCAGGAAACTGCAATGTATAATTTGGCTAATACACAAATAGGATTAACCAATTATACTCAAGCTGTATCTACTTTGGAAAATTTTATTAAAGCATATCCTAAAAGCTATTTGCTCCCTCAGGCAACTTTAACATTATCTGATGTTTATTTATCACAAAATGATAGAACAAAAGCTTTGAATGTATTAAAGTCTTGGACTACTAAAAATACTAATAATATTGAATATCTTTCTTTATTTAGAGAAACTATTTCATTGATAGAAAATAATGTTTATTAA
- a CDS encoding NAD(P)-dependent oxidoreductase → MSIAVYSFLDDEAEFFKLMEKKYNTKFTLYKYHLNIDNVKDAKGFDSIVFNARDIITDKVFDKLKEYGVKYMSTRSVGYDNIDIDYANKIGIKIANVPSYSPNSVSEFTVLSLLSIVKNYNNVLINGYNRNYIRTGLVAKEIRNLNIGVIGTGRIGSLTVKHLKGFSPKNIFVYSRTEKEEIKNYAEYMSLDELYANSDAVIYHIPYSKETENMICRDSINKMKKGVYIINVSRGGIVNNKDLLEGLKSGHIGGAAIDVYSNEIEYVNKDIKNVVLKDEIIEELFKMDNVIITPHFAFYTDEALLNMVSISIDNIFEFKNTGKCINQITKF, encoded by the coding sequence ATGAGTATAGCTGTGTATTCTTTTTTAGATGATGAAGCTGAATTTTTTAAATTAATGGAGAAAAAATATAATACTAAATTCACATTGTATAAATATCATTTAAATATTGATAATGTCAAAGATGCAAAAGGTTTTGATTCTATAGTTTTTAATGCAAGAGACATTATTACTGATAAAGTTTTTGATAAATTGAAAGAATACGGCGTAAAATATATGAGTACAAGATCTGTAGGTTATGATAATATAGATATTGATTATGCAAACAAAATAGGAATAAAAATAGCAAATGTACCTTCATATTCTCCTAATTCTGTGAGTGAGTTTACAGTTCTATCATTGCTTTCTATTGTTAAGAATTATAATAATGTGCTTATAAATGGATATAATAGAAATTATATAAGAACAGGACTTGTTGCAAAAGAGATTAGAAATTTAAATATTGGTGTTATAGGTACAGGAAGGATTGGTTCTTTGACTGTAAAGCATCTTAAAGGATTTTCACCTAAAAACATATTTGTATATTCAAGGACAGAAAAAGAAGAAATAAAAAATTATGCTGAATATATGAGTTTAGATGAATTATATGCAAACAGTGATGCTGTAATTTATCATATACCATACAGCAAAGAAACTGAAAATATGATTTGCAGAGATTCTATAAATAAAATGAAAAAAGGTGTTTATATCATCAATGTAAGCAGGGGCGGAATAGTTAATAACAAAGATTTACTTGAAGGTTTAAAAAGCGGACATATAGGGGGGGCTGCTATAGATGTATATTCAAATGAGATTGAGTATGTTAATAAAGATATAAAAAATGTTGTTTTAAAAGATGAAATTATTGAGGAATTATTTAAAATGGATAATGTTATAATAACTCCTCATTTTGCATTTTATACTGATGAAGCATTACTTAATATGGTAAGCATTTCTATTGATAATATATTTGAATTCAAAAATACAGGAAAATGTATAAATCAAATAACAAAATTTTAA
- a CDS encoding PTS transporter subunit EIIB, whose translation MEVNYKKIAEEIISKVGKDNIESLSYCATRLRLIVKNREQIKDAEVEKIEGVVGVFYNSGQYQIVLGKNVMPVYDEMVTLGVRPL comes from the coding sequence ATGGAAGTAAATTACAAAAAAATAGCAGAAGAGATAATATCAAAAGTAGGTAAAGATAATATAGAATCACTTAGTTATTGTGCTACAAGATTGAGATTAATTGTGAAAAACAGAGAACAAATTAAAGATGCTGAAGTTGAAAAAATAGAAGGTGTTGTAGGAGTTTTCTATAATTCAGGACAATATCAAATAGTTCTAGGTAAAAATGTCATGCCTGTTTATGATGAGATGGTAACATTGGGAGTAAGACCCCTATAA